Proteins encoded in a region of the Stieleria neptunia genome:
- a CDS encoding DUF6702 family protein: protein MTNMTSVIVAFWSALLMHPVHETVCELEWNAETRRVEVALRIDVLDEQWMARTIQADTADDDTADDDWRANYLRSKLFFDPQIGRGERAETGPRKPGPPESGPVKPKPDKLRGRPIRWVGRKPDGGHVWWFFEVVCEDGRPPTSIQTRLLFDRHVDYQHRIVVLGKPVADNGKRLSILLTERQPSAALALVR from the coding sequence ATGACCAACATGACCTCCGTGATCGTGGCCTTCTGGTCCGCGCTGTTGATGCACCCGGTCCACGAGACCGTTTGTGAACTCGAGTGGAATGCGGAAACGCGCCGAGTCGAAGTCGCGTTGCGGATCGATGTGCTGGATGAACAATGGATGGCCAGGACGATCCAAGCCGACACTGCCGACGACGACACTGCCGACGACGATTGGCGGGCCAACTACCTGCGTTCCAAATTGTTCTTTGATCCCCAAATCGGTCGAGGCGAACGAGCCGAAACCGGGCCCCGCAAACCCGGGCCTCCCGAATCCGGGCCCGTCAAACCCAAGCCTGACAAACTCCGCGGGCGCCCGATCCGCTGGGTCGGTCGCAAACCAGACGGCGGCCACGTCTGGTGGTTCTTCGAAGTCGTTTGCGAAGACGGCAGGCCACCGACATCGATTCAAACGCGGCTGCTGTTTGATCGGCATGTCGATTACCAACACCGCATCGTCGTGCTGGGAAAACCGGTCGCGGACAACGGCAAGCGACTTTCGATCCTGCTGACCGAGCGACAGCCGTCGGCGGCATTGGCATTGGTGCGTTAA
- a CDS encoding M1 family metallopeptidase — protein MPGVGTEQLAAQSPESANRKHSDPHDPFAQLDPWWPTPGATRIASGAPGPAYWQQRADYEIDVTLDDDQQQISGVVKIRYHNQSPHTLPYLWIQLDQNRFRQGSDALETTTAPSLSPRISFGAMKSILASRRFDGGYRITSVTDGTGKPLRHTDIGTMLRIDLATPIAPGEQSDVAIEYSYKIVDAKVIRARGGKEYFEDDKNYIYEIAQWFPRVAAYTDFGAWQHKSFLGRGEFTLELGNYRVRITVPSEMVVASTGTLQNPDQVLTDRWKQRLARAEQAQTPVFIITPEEAKTNESVRTETTKTWEFDATNVRDFAFAASRKFIWDALGVQVGSQTVMAMSYYPNEAEPLWSQYSTEAIAHTLEVYGRYSFEYPYPVAISVNGPVYGMEYPMICFNGPRPEDDGTYSKATKYGLISVVIHEVGHNFFPMIVNSDERQWTWMDEGLNTFLQYLAEQEWEADYPSRRGDPEKITGYMRGNNQRPIMTGSEEILQFGNNAYAKPATALNILRETILGRESFDFAFREYSRRWKFKRPTPSDFFRTMEDASGIDLDWFWRGWFYGTDHVDIAIDGIQLYKIDSGDPDEQAERTRQEKDREEDTITEDRNQGMRRRIDWQPGLKDFYNSPEYDELKVEEEDRKSFQKFLDGLSSRERAILRRTTNFYVVDFRNVGGLVMPILIRVHYADNTSEMMTFPAQIWRRNSKRVSKLIVTDKEIVRLELDPKRQTADVDEGNNHWPEKMVPSRFKLFKDEKKKNPMQKAVNDQKEDPQQEAEEDSSDEQTEPAPAKGK, from the coding sequence GTGCCGGGCGTCGGCACCGAACAGCTGGCAGCCCAATCCCCGGAATCGGCCAACCGAAAGCACTCCGATCCGCATGATCCCTTCGCCCAGTTAGACCCTTGGTGGCCGACGCCGGGCGCGACGCGCATCGCCTCGGGTGCTCCCGGCCCGGCCTACTGGCAACAGCGTGCCGACTACGAAATCGATGTCACGCTGGACGACGACCAACAGCAGATCAGCGGCGTGGTGAAGATTCGCTATCACAACCAATCGCCCCACACGCTGCCGTATCTCTGGATCCAGCTGGACCAGAATCGATTCCGCCAGGGATCGGACGCCTTGGAAACCACGACGGCGCCGTCCTTGTCACCGCGGATCTCGTTCGGCGCGATGAAATCCATTTTGGCCAGCCGTCGCTTTGACGGCGGGTACCGGATCACCTCGGTGACCGACGGTACGGGCAAACCGCTCCGCCATACGGACATCGGCACGATGCTGCGGATCGATCTGGCGACGCCGATCGCACCGGGCGAACAGTCCGACGTCGCGATCGAGTACTCGTACAAGATTGTCGATGCGAAAGTCATTCGCGCCCGTGGCGGCAAGGAGTACTTCGAGGACGACAAGAACTACATCTACGAAATCGCACAGTGGTTTCCCCGTGTTGCCGCCTACACGGATTTCGGCGCCTGGCAACACAAATCGTTTTTGGGCCGCGGCGAGTTCACGCTGGAACTGGGCAATTACCGGGTCCGGATCACCGTCCCGTCGGAGATGGTCGTCGCATCCACCGGAACCTTGCAAAACCCGGACCAGGTGCTGACCGATCGGTGGAAGCAGCGGTTGGCGAGGGCCGAACAGGCCCAGACGCCGGTGTTCATCATCACGCCGGAGGAAGCCAAGACCAACGAAAGCGTGAGAACGGAAACGACGAAGACCTGGGAGTTTGACGCGACCAACGTGCGCGACTTTGCCTTTGCCGCCAGTCGGAAATTCATCTGGGATGCGTTGGGGGTCCAAGTCGGCTCGCAAACCGTGATGGCGATGTCCTATTACCCCAACGAAGCCGAACCGTTGTGGAGCCAGTATTCGACCGAGGCGATCGCGCACACGTTGGAAGTCTACGGTCGCTACTCCTTTGAATACCCGTACCCGGTCGCGATCAGCGTCAACGGTCCGGTCTATGGCATGGAGTACCCGATGATCTGTTTCAACGGGCCGCGCCCGGAAGACGACGGAACCTACAGCAAGGCAACCAAGTACGGTTTGATCTCGGTCGTCATTCACGAGGTCGGTCACAACTTCTTTCCGATGATCGTCAACAGCGACGAGCGACAGTGGACCTGGATGGACGAAGGGCTCAACACGTTCCTGCAGTACCTGGCTGAACAGGAATGGGAAGCAGACTACCCGTCCCGGCGCGGCGACCCGGAGAAGATCACCGGCTACATGCGGGGCAACAACCAGCGGCCGATCATGACGGGCAGCGAAGAGATCCTGCAATTCGGGAACAACGCCTATGCCAAACCCGCCACCGCACTGAACATCCTTCGCGAAACCATCCTCGGCCGCGAATCCTTTGATTTTGCCTTTCGCGAGTACTCACGGCGTTGGAAATTCAAACGCCCCACCCCCAGTGATTTTTTCCGCACGATGGAAGACGCTTCGGGCATCGATCTGGATTGGTTCTGGCGGGGCTGGTTCTACGGAACCGACCACGTCGACATCGCCATCGACGGCATCCAGTTGTACAAAATTGACTCGGGCGATCCGGATGAACAAGCCGAACGAACGCGGCAGGAAAAGGACCGTGAAGAAGACACGATCACCGAGGATCGCAATCAGGGCATGCGGCGGCGAATCGATTGGCAACCGGGACTGAAAGATTTCTACAACAGCCCCGAGTACGACGAATTAAAAGTCGAAGAGGAAGATCGCAAGTCGTTTCAAAAATTCTTGGACGGGTTGAGCAGCCGAGAGCGGGCGATCCTGCGCCGAACCACCAATTTCTACGTCGTCGATTTCCGCAACGTGGGCGGTTTGGTGATGCCGATCTTGATCCGCGTTCACTACGCCGACAACACCAGCGAAATGATGACGTTCCCGGCCCAGATCTGGCGACGCAACAGCAAACGCGTCAGCAAGTTGATCGTCACCGACAAAGAAATCGTCCGCTTGGAACTCGATCCGAAACGCCAGACCGCGGACGTCGATGAAGGCAACAACCACTGGCCCGAAAAAATGGTGCCCAGTCGTTTCAAGTTGTTCAAGGACGAAAAGAAAAAGAACCCGATGCAGAAAGCCGTCAATGATCAAAAAGAGGATCCGCAGCAAGAGGCGGAGGAGGATTCCTCGGACGAGCAAACCGAGCCCGCACCGGCGAAAGGAAAATGA
- a CDS encoding nucleoside deaminase — protein sequence MLNQTDHYLLRRAYEEAVAGFNEGGCPIGSLLARGDEVLASGRNQRVQQGDPIAHGEMDALRKAGRQSTYRDTTLYTSLSPCMMCSGAIVQFGIPRVVIGENQNFGGNEAFLREHGVEVVIANDPGCIALMERFIREKPDLWAEDIAQEP from the coding sequence ATGCTGAACCAAACGGATCACTATCTGCTGCGACGAGCCTACGAGGAAGCCGTGGCCGGGTTCAACGAAGGGGGCTGTCCGATCGGATCACTGCTCGCGCGGGGGGACGAGGTTCTGGCCAGTGGGCGAAACCAACGGGTGCAACAAGGCGATCCGATCGCGCACGGCGAAATGGATGCGTTGCGCAAGGCCGGGCGTCAATCGACCTACCGCGACACGACGCTCTACACGTCGCTCAGCCCCTGCATGATGTGTAGCGGGGCGATCGTCCAATTCGGCATCCCGCGTGTCGTGATCGGGGAAAACCAAAACTTCGGCGGCAACGAAGCCTTCTTGCGCGAACACGGCGTCGAAGTCGTGATCGCCAATGATCCGGGCTGCATTGCCCTGATGGAGCGATTTATTCGCGAAAAACCCGACCTATGGGCGGAGGACATCGCACAGGAGCCGTAG
- the eboE gene encoding metabolite traffic protein EboE, whose product MNINDSDPLRHCERQIGYCTNVHAGIDLTSIRANLQEYAVPVQQQLSQTHGLDALGVGLWIPDQASRELAAGQLDVFRGFLDANRLQPYTINGFPFANFHGDHVKQRVYLPTWADPERLQYTQRLATILSRLLHDDQPLGSISTLPIGWPDNPFAGDRSGHEDVEIAGGQLRELAAFLGRLEDQTGKRIVVAIEPEPGCVIDTIGDLIGFFDAHLPDPMHRRYLTVCHDICHSAVMNEPQRSVVTAYRDAGITIGKVQVSSAIVADWESIAAGEVAATLEQLGAFAEDRYLHQTGQVGRDGSFQLADDLPALLQQTRPDDLEQILRWVIHFHVPIFLERFGQLTTSRDAVIECLTALDDEAIDVDFTGHLEVETYAWTVLPEAMRRRGLAEDIAGELQWLIDQLG is encoded by the coding sequence TTGAACATCAACGATTCAGATCCACTCCGCCATTGCGAACGTCAGATCGGCTATTGCACGAATGTTCATGCGGGCATCGATTTGACCTCGATCCGAGCGAATCTTCAGGAGTACGCGGTCCCGGTCCAGCAACAACTTTCCCAAACACACGGTTTGGATGCGTTGGGCGTCGGTCTGTGGATCCCCGACCAAGCTTCGCGTGAATTGGCCGCCGGTCAACTGGACGTCTTTCGTGGATTTCTCGATGCCAACCGATTGCAGCCCTACACCATCAATGGGTTTCCGTTCGCGAATTTCCATGGTGATCACGTCAAGCAGCGCGTCTACCTGCCGACGTGGGCCGATCCAGAGCGGTTGCAGTACACGCAGCGGCTGGCCACGATCCTGTCGCGGTTGCTTCACGACGATCAACCGCTGGGATCGATCAGTACGCTGCCGATCGGCTGGCCCGACAACCCGTTTGCAGGCGATCGCTCCGGTCACGAGGACGTGGAAATTGCCGGCGGCCAGCTGCGTGAGCTGGCGGCGTTTTTGGGGCGGCTCGAGGACCAGACCGGGAAACGGATCGTGGTCGCGATCGAACCGGAGCCCGGCTGCGTGATCGACACGATCGGTGATCTGATCGGTTTCTTCGACGCGCATTTACCCGATCCGATGCACCGGCGTTATCTGACGGTCTGTCACGACATCTGTCACAGCGCCGTGATGAACGAACCGCAACGTTCCGTCGTGACGGCCTATCGCGATGCCGGGATCACCATCGGCAAGGTCCAGGTCAGCAGCGCGATCGTGGCCGACTGGGAATCGATCGCCGCCGGTGAGGTTGCGGCGACGCTGGAGCAGCTGGGCGCCTTCGCCGAAGACCGGTACTTGCATCAGACGGGCCAGGTCGGACGCGACGGCTCGTTCCAATTGGCCGATGACTTACCGGCACTGCTGCAGCAAACTCGTCCGGATGACCTGGAACAGATCCTCCGCTGGGTGATCCATTTTCACGTCCCGATTTTCTTGGAACGTTTCGGCCAATTGACCACCAGCCGCGACGCGGTGATCGAGTGTTTGACGGCACTCGATGATGAAGCGATCGACGTCGATTTCACCGGTCACCTGGAAGTCGAGACGTATGCCTGGACTGTGTTACCCGAAGCGATGCGGCGCCGCGGGCTGGCCGAAGACATCGCCGGCGAACTGCAGTGGTTGATCGACCAATTGGGGTGA
- a CDS encoding 6-phosphofructokinase has product MPDHHTLDIKRVAILFAGGPAPAANAVISTAAFSFLEEGSQVFGIKHGYSRLADYTAAGPLQEGVDYLRFSHESLTHARSSRGIMIGTARTNPGKHVSSPEHLKDPELVAPLRRVYEGLCSLEIDALISIGGDDTLKTANKLKMFQDNLPGDARRFPVIHLPKTIDNDYSGIDFTFGFFTAVETLAEEIRNLNYDAAAGKAYFLCEAMGRSAGWLAYGAAIAGEGSLVMSVEDIAGELAAEEVDPETGKPRKIMVLDKVIDKMVDMMVAREREGREYGTIVVAEGLAEFLPAKYLEGVSRDDHGHINISAINLGALLSGLLAKAYTARTGKTRKVNGLQLGYEARCAPPHAYDVMLGSQLGVGAYRALVEEKLNGVMVSVSGQLDLHYVPFNKLVDPQTLVTKVRFIEPGSDFHRLARFLETCTDS; this is encoded by the coding sequence ATGCCAGACCATCACACCCTGGATATCAAGCGCGTTGCCATTCTGTTTGCCGGAGGCCCCGCACCGGCTGCCAACGCGGTGATTTCGACGGCAGCGTTTTCATTCCTGGAAGAAGGCTCGCAGGTTTTCGGGATCAAGCACGGCTACAGCCGCCTGGCCGACTACACGGCCGCGGGCCCGCTGCAAGAAGGCGTCGACTACTTGCGGTTCAGCCACGAATCGCTGACCCACGCCCGCAGCAGTCGCGGCATCATGATCGGGACCGCCCGCACGAACCCCGGAAAACATGTCAGCAGCCCCGAGCACCTGAAAGACCCCGAGCTGGTCGCGCCGCTGCGACGCGTCTACGAAGGCCTGTGTTCACTCGAAATCGACGCGTTGATTTCGATCGGCGGTGACGACACGCTGAAGACGGCCAACAAATTAAAAATGTTCCAGGACAACCTGCCCGGGGACGCCCGCCGTTTCCCGGTCATCCACCTGCCCAAGACGATCGACAACGACTACAGCGGAATCGATTTCACGTTCGGGTTCTTCACCGCCGTGGAAACGCTGGCCGAAGAGATTCGCAACTTGAATTACGACGCCGCGGCCGGAAAGGCGTACTTCCTGTGCGAAGCGATGGGACGCAGCGCCGGATGGTTGGCCTATGGCGCCGCGATCGCCGGTGAAGGCAGTTTGGTGATGAGCGTCGAAGACATCGCCGGCGAGTTGGCGGCCGAAGAGGTGGATCCGGAAACCGGCAAGCCACGCAAGATCATGGTGCTGGACAAGGTGATCGACAAGATGGTCGACATGATGGTTGCCCGCGAGCGCGAAGGCCGTGAGTACGGGACCATCGTCGTCGCCGAAGGGTTGGCAGAGTTCCTGCCGGCGAAATACCTGGAAGGGGTTTCCCGTGATGACCACGGCCACATCAATATCTCCGCGATCAATCTGGGCGCATTGCTGAGCGGACTGCTCGCCAAAGCCTACACGGCGCGAACCGGTAAAACACGCAAGGTCAACGGGCTGCAACTCGGCTATGAAGCGCGTTGCGCGCCGCCGCACGCCTACGATGTGATGCTGGGCTCGCAACTCGGCGTCGGTGCGTACCGCGCCCTCGTGGAAGAGAAACTCAACGGCGTGATGGTCTCGGTCTCCGGCCAGCTGGATCTGCACTACGTGCCGTTCAACAAGCTGGTCGATCCCCAAACGCTGGTCACGAAAGTCCGCTTCATCGAACCCGGCAGCGATTTCCACCGGCTGGCTCGGTTCCTGGAAACCTGCACCGACAGCTGA
- a CDS encoding class I SAM-dependent methyltransferase: MAKSKSKSSTTMAATADKFDLYQQSVQTPEHEVEFFEQAYREAYKRKPLTLREDFCGTFAVCCKWVASSPRRTAVGVDLCSETLQWGRDHNLTKLKPAQQKRVTLLEQDVRAGNTEPVDVLAAQNFSFWIFKTRPEVVEYFKIARSHLNDQGIMVMDMMGGGECFNEDHTDKRTIKKGKKGFDYHWKQESFNPITADASFSISFKFPDGSKLKRAFEYHWRFWTIPEVREMLAEAGFRESHVYWERENEEDPELDGGWYRCGAADSDPSWICYIIAIK; this comes from the coding sequence ATGGCAAAATCGAAATCCAAGTCGTCGACCACGATGGCGGCGACGGCGGACAAGTTCGACCTCTACCAACAGTCGGTTCAAACCCCCGAACACGAGGTCGAATTCTTTGAACAAGCCTATCGCGAGGCCTACAAACGCAAACCCCTGACGCTTCGAGAAGATTTTTGCGGCACCTTCGCGGTGTGCTGCAAGTGGGTCGCGTCGAGCCCCCGCCGCACCGCGGTCGGCGTGGACCTGTGCAGCGAAACACTGCAGTGGGGCCGCGATCACAATCTGACCAAACTGAAACCGGCTCAGCAGAAACGCGTCACGTTGCTCGAACAGGACGTTCGCGCCGGCAATACCGAGCCGGTCGATGTGCTGGCCGCGCAAAATTTCTCGTTTTGGATCTTCAAGACCCGTCCCGAAGTCGTCGAGTACTTCAAGATCGCTCGCTCCCATCTGAACGACCAGGGCATCATGGTCATGGACATGATGGGCGGCGGCGAATGCTTTAACGAAGACCACACCGACAAGCGGACGATCAAGAAGGGGAAGAAAGGGTTCGACTATCACTGGAAACAGGAATCCTTTAACCCGATCACCGCCGACGCGAGTTTTTCCATCTCTTTCAAGTTCCCCGACGGCAGCAAGCTGAAACGGGCCTTTGAATACCATTGGCGGTTCTGGACGATCCCCGAAGTCCGCGAGATGCTGGCCGAAGCCGGATTCCGCGAAAGCCACGTCTATTGGGAACGCGAGAACGAAGAAGACCCGGAACTCGATGGCGGATGGTATCGCTGTGGGGCCGCCGACAGCGACCCGAGTTGGATCTGCTACATCATCGCCATCAAATAG
- a CDS encoding helix-turn-helix domain-containing protein — translation MRYAFRLAELLGHTPDRRKRPGTIKSIVEHTGLDRHQVASLLKNEAKYIPLDALSRLCDYLIDQGHATADQLPGALFAVNPENFWELIARRSEIEIIVGVRATDTNATPEGASVVASDSVLVGEVLSGVSTLGGVAKHKDQDGDEGSGREVPMPDRFQQTLVWSPGQVDPTDVRQRADEVFDGFVDATGDRGMICIGSIKSNPVVELLFSDVFGCTPFVTEDDVDDVSARSCPFFLRYRDSDPKPDSASAGTRLSKNEDAPEPGFYYEKDDGTWEFAGGKNKDTAMVFYIYREALGRLDMVLSGFSGRATRLLARTLAIRGEEFWPPVYEKGGDIIGAYLVTYEQPEDEQTRDDALFNPSGPAEIMPLPTKAISRRLARR, via the coding sequence ATGAGATACGCATTTCGCTTGGCTGAACTGTTGGGCCACACCCCGGATCGTCGCAAACGTCCGGGGACCATCAAATCGATTGTGGAACACACGGGTTTAGACCGTCACCAAGTCGCATCGCTTTTGAAGAACGAGGCCAAGTACATTCCGCTGGATGCCCTGTCGCGGCTGTGCGACTACTTGATCGACCAGGGCCATGCGACGGCGGATCAGTTGCCCGGAGCGCTGTTTGCGGTCAATCCGGAAAACTTTTGGGAGCTGATTGCGCGGCGCAGCGAAATTGAAATCATCGTGGGGGTCCGGGCGACCGATACCAACGCGACTCCCGAAGGAGCTTCGGTGGTCGCCAGCGATTCGGTTCTGGTCGGCGAAGTCCTCAGCGGCGTGTCGACGCTCGGCGGCGTCGCCAAGCACAAGGATCAAGACGGCGACGAAGGATCCGGACGCGAGGTCCCGATGCCCGATCGATTCCAGCAGACGCTGGTCTGGAGCCCGGGACAGGTCGATCCGACCGACGTGCGGCAGCGGGCCGACGAAGTGTTCGACGGCTTTGTCGATGCGACCGGCGATCGCGGCATGATCTGCATCGGCAGCATCAAGAGCAACCCGGTCGTCGAACTGCTGTTCTCCGACGTGTTCGGTTGCACGCCGTTTGTGACCGAAGACGACGTCGATGACGTCTCGGCGCGTTCCTGCCCGTTCTTTCTGCGCTATCGAGATTCCGACCCCAAACCCGACAGCGCTTCGGCGGGCACGCGGTTGAGCAAGAACGAAGACGCGCCGGAACCGGGTTTCTACTACGAAAAAGATGACGGAACCTGGGAATTTGCCGGCGGCAAGAACAAGGACACCGCAATGGTGTTCTACATTTACCGTGAAGCGCTCGGTCGACTCGATATGGTGCTCAGCGGATTCTCCGGACGCGCGACGCGGTTGCTGGCCAGGACGTTGGCGATTCGCGGCGAAGAGTTCTGGCCGCCGGTCTACGAGAAAGGCGGCGACATCATCGGTGCCTACCTGGTCACCTATGAACAACCCGAAGACGAACAGACCCGAGACGACGCGCTGTTCAACCCCAGCGGACCGGCCGAGATCATGCCGCTGCCGACCAAGGCGATCTCGCGTCGACTGGCGCGGCGATAA
- a CDS encoding APC family permease, which translates to MSHPKMNAPSAAAVVAASMIGAGVYTTSGFTLGDLGTPHSVIAAWAIGGVIAICGALCYGALAQQFTESGGEYLFLARAIHPAAGMMAGWVSLLAGFTGAMAFAATTFESFARGAGLESLDGLPDRSIAIALVLLAAIVHSLGLKRGTHIQNGVVIAKLVLIGLFVLIAYSTLSTWQGTTVAAATEAGAATEAGTATEAGAATEAGAATPGGGWAFALVFANALTWISLSYSGFNAAVYLTDEIDQPTRNVPRAMLFGTVGVAVLYLLLNIIFVYAPPAAEVAGQPNVATLAAESVGRQIQSRGSDWGSWVGPLVRLAILVGLGTSVLALMQTGPRVYQKMAADRLLPRWLSGRGGGNSGAQRVAGPVESLPTIWIQAGLAIVVICISTLREQLDYLGFTLSICAALCGSLVFLFRNHGVHPVRVWGYPWVPIIYVLGTLGIATLTAIRVPLQATVGLGTLGIGIAAYLVSRFLWGSRAFGDRRN; encoded by the coding sequence TTGTCGCATCCCAAAATGAACGCGCCCTCGGCGGCGGCTGTCGTGGCGGCCAGCATGATCGGCGCCGGGGTTTACACGACCAGTGGATTCACGCTGGGTGACTTGGGCACGCCGCATTCTGTGATCGCGGCTTGGGCGATCGGCGGGGTGATCGCAATTTGTGGCGCGCTGTGTTACGGGGCACTCGCCCAGCAGTTCACCGAATCGGGTGGGGAATACCTGTTTCTGGCCCGCGCGATCCATCCCGCGGCCGGCATGATGGCCGGATGGGTTTCGCTGTTGGCCGGATTCACCGGTGCGATGGCCTTTGCCGCGACGACGTTCGAATCGTTCGCCCGCGGGGCGGGGCTGGAATCGCTGGACGGACTGCCCGATCGATCGATCGCGATCGCTTTGGTGTTGCTCGCGGCGATCGTGCACAGTCTGGGGCTCAAGCGTGGGACGCACATTCAAAATGGCGTGGTGATCGCCAAACTGGTGTTGATCGGGCTGTTCGTGCTGATCGCCTACAGCACGCTTTCGACATGGCAGGGGACGACCGTCGCCGCTGCGACCGAGGCAGGGGCTGCGACCGAGGCAGGGACTGCGACCGAGGCAGGGGCTGCGACCGAGGCAGGAGCTGCGACGCCCGGCGGCGGCTGGGCGTTTGCGTTGGTGTTCGCCAACGCATTGACGTGGATTTCACTCAGCTACAGCGGGTTCAACGCCGCGGTCTATTTGACCGACGAGATCGACCAACCGACGCGGAACGTGCCGCGTGCGATGCTGTTTGGCACGGTGGGGGTGGCGGTGCTGTATCTGTTGTTGAACATTATTTTCGTCTACGCCCCGCCGGCGGCCGAGGTGGCCGGGCAGCCCAACGTGGCGACCTTGGCGGCCGAATCGGTCGGTCGGCAGATTCAATCCCGCGGATCGGATTGGGGGTCTTGGGTCGGTCCCTTGGTGAGGCTTGCGATCCTTGTGGGGCTGGGGACATCCGTGTTGGCGCTGATGCAGACCGGCCCCAGGGTTTATCAAAAGATGGCGGCCGATCGCCTGTTGCCACGCTGGTTGAGCGGTCGCGGCGGCGGGAATTCCGGTGCCCAGCGGGTTGCCGGGCCGGTCGAATCGCTGCCGACGATCTGGATCCAAGCCGGTTTGGCGATCGTGGTGATTTGCATCAGCACGCTTCGTGAACAACTGGACTATTTGGGGTTCACCTTGTCGATTTGCGCGGCCCTGTGCGGATCGCTGGTTTTCCTGTTTCGCAACCACGGCGTGCACCCGGTTCGGGTTTGGGGGTACCCGTGGGTGCCGATCATCTATGTTTTGGGAACACTGGGGATCGCGACACTGACGGCGATTCGGGTTCCATTGCAAGCGACGGTGGGATTGGGCACCCTTGGGATCGGGATCGCGGCTTACTTGGTGTCCCGATTTTTGTGGGGTAGCCGGGCCTTCGGCGATCGACGAAACTAA
- a CDS encoding DUF1501 domain-containing protein, whose protein sequence is MNAKERMIRLNRRSLFSQSAAGLGAAALASLDTRADAAPKVSDYRSPTAKGGLPQLPHHEPQAKRAIYLFMSGAPSQMDLWDHKPSMADWFDKDLPDSIRQGQRLTTMTSGQARFPIAPSIYDFSPHGENGTMVSELLPHTAKHVDEIALIKSMHTEAINHDPAITYICTGDQLPGKASLGSWLSYGLGTENENLPDFLVMTASWTGRKEAQALYNRLWGSGFLPSKYQGVALRSAGDPVLYLSNPKGVDSKLRREMLDSLARLNRVTAESIGDPETDARIAQYEMAFRMQTSVPDLANINDEPQYILDMYGDDVTTPGTFANCCLMARRMAERGVRFTQIFHRGWDQHGNLPKDLPNQCKDIDRPCSALLQDLSQRGMIDDTLVVWGGEFGRTMYCQGSLTKTNYGRDHHPKCFSVWLAGAGIRRGVVHGATDEFSYNVTENPVHIRDLNATILHLMGIDSDRFTYAFKGLDQRLTGVEGGDVVHQVLA, encoded by the coding sequence ATGAATGCTAAAGAACGAATGATCCGCTTGAATCGCCGTTCGCTGTTCTCGCAATCCGCGGCGGGGTTGGGTGCCGCAGCGCTGGCATCGCTGGACACCCGCGCCGATGCGGCACCCAAGGTGTCGGATTATCGGTCACCGACGGCCAAGGGCGGGCTGCCCCAATTGCCGCACCACGAACCCCAAGCCAAGCGGGCGATCTATCTGTTCATGTCGGGAGCCCCCAGCCAGATGGATCTGTGGGACCACAAGCCGAGCATGGCCGACTGGTTCGACAAGGATCTGCCGGATTCGATCCGCCAGGGTCAACGGTTGACGACGATGACCAGCGGGCAAGCTCGATTTCCGATCGCGCCGAGCATCTATGATTTTTCGCCACACGGTGAAAACGGAACGATGGTCAGCGAGCTGTTGCCACACACGGCAAAACACGTCGACGAAATCGCGTTGATCAAATCGATGCACACCGAAGCGATCAATCATGACCCCGCGATTACCTACATTTGCACCGGTGACCAATTGCCTGGCAAAGCCAGTTTGGGGTCTTGGCTCAGCTATGGACTGGGGACCGAAAACGAAAACCTACCCGACTTCCTGGTGATGACCGCATCGTGGACCGGACGGAAGGAGGCCCAGGCGCTCTACAACCGTCTTTGGGGAAGCGGTTTTTTGCCCAGCAAGTATCAAGGCGTGGCGCTGCGCAGCGCGGGGGATCCCGTCTTGTATTTGTCCAACCCCAAGGGCGTCGATTCGAAACTGCGTCGCGAAATGCTGGACTCCTTGGCGCGATTGAACCGTGTCACCGCCGAATCGATCGGCGATCCGGAGACCGATGCCCGAATCGCGCAGTACGAGATGGCGTTCCGGATGCAGACCAGTGTGCCGGATCTGGCCAACATCAACGACGAACCGCAGTACATCTTGGACATGTACGGCGACGATGTGACCACGCCGGGAACGTTTGCCAATTGTTGTTTGATGGCGCGCCGAATGGCGGAACGCGGCGTGCGTTTCACCCAGATCTTTCATCGCGGTTGGGACCAACACGGCAACCTGCCCAAGGACTTGCCGAATCAGTGCAAAGACATCGATCGCCCTTGTTCGGCACTGTTGCAGGACCTGAGCCAACGCGGCATGATCGATGACACGCTGGTGGTTTGGGGCGGCGAATTTGGGCGAACGATGTACTGTCAGGGAAGCTTGACGAAGACCAATTACGGCCGGGACCACCACCCCAAGTGTTTCTCCGTGTGGCTGGCCGGGGCGGGGATCCGCCGCGGCGTGGTCCACGGCGCGACCGATGAATTCAGTTACAACGTGACCGAGAATCCCGTCCACATTCGTGATTTGAATGCCACGATCTTGCACCTGATGGGAATCGACTCGGACCGATTCACCTACGCCTTCAAGGGCCTCGATCAACGTCTGACCGGAGTCGAAGGCGGCGACGTCGTCCACCAGGTGTTGGCGTAA